Below is a window of Myxococcus xanthus DNA.
CGGGGTTCTACTGCCTGATGCTCCACAGCATCGTCCGCATCGCGCTGGGGCTGGTGCTGCTGGGCAGCGCCACCAACCTCCTGATCTTCACCATCAACGGGCTGCAGCGCGGCTTCGCGCCCCTGGTGCCCGAAGGCCAGGAGGCCCTCACCCCGCCCTTCGCGGACCCGGTGCCCCAGGCCTTCATCCTCACCGCCATCGTCATCAACTTCGGCCTGCTCGCGCTGCTGCTGGTGCTGGTGCACCGCGCCGCGCAGGAGACGGGGACCGATGACACGCGGGCCCTGCGCACCGAGCTGAAGGACTCCCAGCGATGACGCCCTCCACGCTGCTCAGCCTGCCCATGATCCTGTGCCTGGGCGCCGCGGCCGCGGGGCTGCTCGCCCCGTCACGCGCGTGGCCGCGCCGGTGGCTGGCGCTGATGACCATGGTGTCCCTCGCCGTGGTGGGCGCGATGCTGCTGGTGACGGTGCGCCGCGAAGGCATCCAGTCCATGCAGGTGGGCGGGTGGGCGGCGCCCTTTGGCATCACCCTGGTCGCGGACCTGCTGAGCGCCTTGCTGGTGCTCGTCACCGGGGTGATGGGCCTGACGGTGGTCTCCTACTCCGCGGCCACGCTCCCAGCGTCGAAGGAGGCGGGCGCCTACTACCCACTGGTGCTGGTGCTGGTGGGCGGCGTGTGCGGCGCGTTCCTGACCGGAGACCTCTTCAACCTCTTCGTGTGGATCGAGGTCATGCTGGGCGCCTCGTTCGTGCTGCTCGCGCTGGAGGCCCGCCAGGAGCAGCTCGAAGCGTCCATCAAATACATGTCGCTGAGCCTCATGGGCTCGGTGGTGCTGCTGTGCGCGGTGGGCCTGCTGTACGGGGCGGCGGGCACGCTGAACCTGGCGGACCTGGCCGTCACGGTGCCGGGCCTGGGCACGCCGAACCTGATGACGGCCGTGTCCATGTTCTTCCTGGTGGCCTTCGCGCTGAAGGCGGGCGCCTTTCCCCTCTTCTTCTGGCTGCCGGCCTCGTACCACACGCCCCCGGCGGCGGTGACGACGCTCTTCTCCGCGCTCCTCACCAAGGTCGGCGTCTACGCCCTGGCGCGCGTGTTCACCCTGGTCTTCACGCAGGACTCTCAGCTCACCAGCACCCTCCTGCTGGTGATGGGCGGCCTCACCATGGTGACGGGCGTGCTGGGCGCGGTGGCGCAGTACGACATGCGCCGGCTGCTGTCCTTCCACATCATCAGCCAGATTGGCTACCTCATCGCCGCCCTGGGGCTGCTCACCCGGAGCGCGCTGACGGCGCTCATCGCCTTCCTCATCCACTACATCTTCGCGAAGTCGGCGCTCTTCCTGGTGAGCGGGGCCACCGCGCGCGTCACCCGCACCTATGACCTGCACCAGATGGGCAACCTGTACCGGACCCAGCCCCTGCTGGCCGCGCTGTTCTTCATCCCCGCGCTGTCGCTCGCGGGCGTGCCGCCCTTCTCCGGGTTCTTCGCCAAGCTGGCCGTCATCCAGGCCGCGCTGCGGGCCGAAAACTGGATCATCGCGGGAACGGCTGTCGTCGTGGGCCTGCTCACCCTCTTCTCCATGATGAAGATCTGGCGCGAGGCCTTCTGGAAGGCGCCGCCGGAGGACCAGCCGCAGGAACCCACCCGGCCGCTGAGCCTGGGAGACGGCGTGCTCGGGCCCTGCATGGCGATGACACTGTTCATGGTCGTCCTGGGCCTGGGCGCCGAGCCACTGCTGGAGCTGGCGGACGCCGCCGCGGGCCAGTTGCTGGACCCGGAGGAGTACGTGCGGGCGGTGCTGGGGGGACGCCCATGACCGCGTTCCTCTGGAACCTGATGCTGGCGCTCCTCTGGGCCGCGATGCTGGGGAACGTCACTTCGGAGAACCTCCTCACGGGGTTCATCATCGGCTTCGTGCTGCTGGCCCTCATCGACACGCAGCATGTGCCCTCGCGCTATGGGACGCAGGCGTGGAACGTGGTGCGGCTGGTGGCGGGGGTGGGCTGGGACGTGCTGGTCGCCAACGTGCGGGTGGCCTACGAGATTGCGACGCCCAAGCTCCTCACCCGTCCCGCCATCTACCGCTACGACATGGAGGCACGCACGGACGCGGAGATCACGCTGCTGACGCTCATCGTCACCTTCGCGCCGGGCACGCTGGCCCTGGAGGTGTCCGAGGACCGCAAGGCCATCTACGTCCACGTCATGTTCGCCACCACCCGGGAGGCGTTCTGCCAGGAGCTCCGCGAGCGCGTGGAGATTCCACTGTTGAGGGCACTGCGATGAGCGACTGGCTGCAGACCATCACCCAGGGGGCCCTCGGGGCCATCTCCGTCTCGATGCTGTTCTCGCTCCACCGGCTGCTCCGAGGTCCGTCGCTGACGGACCGGGTGGTGGCGCTGGACCTCTTCTCGCTCCAGACGTCGGCGGTCATCACCGTCTATGCCCTTTGGATGGGACAGCCCGAGCTGGTGGACGTGGCCCTGGTGCTGGCCGTCATCGGGTCCATGGGCACCATCGTCATCGCCAGGTACCTCTACAGCGCGCAGAGGGGCACGCCATGAAGGAAATCATCACCGCGGTGTTGCTGGTGTTGGGGGCGTTGCTGATGCTCCTGGCGGGGCTGGGCCTGTTCCGGATGCCGGACCTGTTCCTGCGGCTCCACGGGGCCGCGAAGGCGTCCTCGCTGGGCGTGGGCCTGCTGATGGGCGCGGCGGCGCTGGGCCTGGGAGACGTCAGCGTGGTGGCCCGCGCGGCGCTGGGCGTCACCTTCGTCTTCGTCATGACGCCCGTGGCCACGCTGCTCATCGCGCAGGCGGCGTTTCGCGCCGGCATCCCGCTCTGGGAGCGCACGCACCAGAACGACCTGGAGGAACACCACCCCGCTGGAGGTCCGTACGAGCCACGCCTGGGGCCCGACGGCGAGGAATGAACGCCGTGCCTCCAAGGTCCACCGGGCCACGGCAAGCCGCTCCGCCCGGCGCCTGGGGCTACTGGCCCCCTGGACCGGCACAATGCCCGCCAGGCCGCGAACGACGCGCCCGGGAGACACTACGCGCGGCATGAGCGCGCGAGGAACACTGCCGCCAGGCCCCGGCCCATCCCGTCATGGGCCGGGACGAATCAGAAGGAAGGTGGCGCCATGGACCGCACGCGGCAGCGGGAGCTCCAGGCGAAACACGCGGACGCAGTGGCCCACTGGAGCCTGGTCCGGGACGTGCTCATCGCGGGAGGGCTGGTGGGCACGCTCGGCGCATGGGTCATGGCCGCGCTGGCCTTGTTGCTGGGCAGCATCACCCAGGGCGACCTCTGGTACGCGCCACGGCTGGTGGGCGGCGTGGTCTTCAGGGACGCGCCCGCTGGGACCGCGGCGGTGGTGCTCGGCTTCGCCCTGCACTTCGCGACGGCGGGAGGGCTCGCCACCGCCTTCGCGATGCTGGTGCCTCGAGGTGGCTCGGCACTGACGGCCGTGATGCTGGGCCTGCTCGCGGGCCTGACGCTCCAGGCCGTCATGCCCGTGCTGGTCGTCCCCTGGGCCGCGCCCCCGCTGGAGCGAGCGGGACCGCCCATCGCCGCGTTCCTGCTCCTGCACCTGGTCTTCGGCGCGTGCCTGGGCGTCCTGACGCCTGTCCGGAAGGCCTTGCTCCTCCTGGATGCGAAGCGCCGTGGCGTCCGGGCACTCCCGGTACCGCCGCACTGAGCCCGCGGCTCGGGCGCATCAGGGCAGCGGCAGCCAGGGCGGCGCCACGCGAGGGGGGCCGCTTCGTTCGGTGCCCGGCAACCGCGACACGGGAAAGGGCCCTGGCGGCAACGTCGGCCACGCCCGGGCCGCGGCTTCCGCCAACACCAGCCCCACGAGGATGCCAACGAAGACACCCGCGGTGCCGATGACGAGCCGGGGCCCGCCGGGCCGCTCCACCAGGTGCATGAAGAAGAAGGCAATCAGCACGGCCTTGCACAGCGCGATGCCGAGCGCGACCGGCACCGCCCACACCCCCAGGTGCAGCCTCGACAGCCCGAAGGACAGCGTGGCCAGCGCCAGCAACACGGCTCCGACGGCCAGCACCCGGACCCCGCCCCGCATGCGCGCCTCCTCACGTCAGGTACAGCAATGGCCAGAGGAACAACCAGACGACGTCCACCAGGTGCCAGTACATCCCACCCAGCTCCACGGGCGTGTGGAAGCGGGCCCCGAACTCCCCCGCCAGCGTCCGCAACGCCAGCGTGACGAGCACGCCCACCCCCACGAGCACATGCACCGCGTGCACGCCAGTCATCACCCAGTACAGCGTGAAGTAGAGGTTGGCGCCGGGAAGGGCGAACGCCTCATAGGCGTACCAGGCGCCGGGCAGCGCCCCGTCATGCACGTGCTTCGTGTACTCCGCGGCCTTGATGAACAGGAACGCGATGCCCAGCAGCACCGACAGCGCGAGCAACGCCGCCGCGGCGAAGTCGCGTCCATTCCGGATGGCATCCACCGCGAGCGCCACCAGGATGCTGCTGACCACCAGCACGAAGGTGTTCAGCGTCCCCAGGAACACGTCCATGTGCGCGGGCGCCTGCTGGAACACACCGGGATACGTCAGCCGGTACAGGGCATACGCGGTGAACAACACCGAGAAGAGCAGCACCTCCGTGGCCAGGAAGATCCACATGCCCAGGTGCGCGGCGTCCTGGCGGGACGCCTCGTCTCCAAAGTGGAGGGCACGGGGCTCCACCGGGCGCTGGCTCGCCTCATGCCGCATGCTCCACCTCCGTGTTGGCGCCAGGGTTCGCGTAGTCGTGGGGCGGCCTGGGAAACCAAGGCGGCGCATGGAAATTGAACTCGGGGGGCGGTGAGTCGCTGAGCCACTCATAGCCCTCGCTGCCCCAGGGGTTCCGCCCCGCCGCGCGGCCATGCCGCAGCGACCAGCCCAGGTAGATGGCGACGATGAGGAAGCCGAAGCCCAGCAGGGACGCCCCAGCGGTGGACGCCACGTGCAGCGGCTGGAACTCCTCCGGGTAGTCCGCGTACCGGCGGGGCATGCCCAGATTGCCCAGCAGGAACTGAGGCAGGAAGGTGGCGATGAAGCCGAAGATGATGAGCACCGCCGTCCCGATGCCCATGCCCTCCGGGTACATGCGGCCGCACATCTTCGGGAACCAGTAATGCAGCGCCGCGAGGAAGGCCATCAGCGACGCGCCCACCATGATGAAGTGGAAGTGCGCCACCACGAAGTACGTGTCATGCCAGTGCAGGTCCGCGGACGTGACGGCCACGGCGACCCCGCTCATGCCTCCGAAGAAGAGCAGGAAGATGAAGCCAAGGACGTAGGTGAACGGCGTGGAGACCCACAGGCTCCCTCGGTACATGGTGCCCAGCCAGGTGAAGATCTTCATCGCCGTGAAGATGGCCACCAGCATGGACAGCACGCTGAACGCGCCCGCCCCGAAGGTGGACTGGCCGGAGACGAACATGTGGTGTCCCCAGGTGAGGAACCCCACGAAGGAAATGCCCACCGTGCTCCAGACAATCACCCGGTAGCTGAAGGGGCGCTTGCGGCTGAAGGCGCACACCGTCTCGCTGATGACGCCCATGCCCGGCAGCACCATGATGTAGACGGCCGGGTGGCTGTAGAACCAGAACAGGTGCTGGAAGAGCAGCGGGTCCCCTCCCCGGCTCGGGTCGAACAGCCCCGCGCCCGCCACCCGCTCCAGCGCCACGAGCACCAGCACCATGCCCAGCACCGGCGTCGCGAGCACCTGGATGATGGACGTGCCGTAGATCGCCCACACGAAGAGGGGCACCTTCATCCACGTCACACCGGGGGCCCGCAGGGTGTGAACGGTGGTGATGAAGTTGATGCCGGTGATGATGGTGGAGAACCCCACCACGAAGACGCCCAGAAGCACGGGCATCACCTCCCGCCCGGTGGCGGTGCTGTAGGGCGTGTAGAACGTCCACCCCGTGTCCACGCCGCCCTGGAACACGCCCCACAGCGTCATCACCGCGCCGAGCACGTAGAGGTAGAAGCTGGCCAGGTTGAGCCGGGGGAAGGCCACGTCCCGGGCGCCAATCATCAGCGGCAGCAGGAAGTTGCCGAAGGCCGTGGGGATGGATGGGATGAGGAAGAGCCACACCATGACGACACCGTGCACGGTGAAGGCGCGGTTGTAGGCCAGCCGCCCCATCACCGTTTCACCGGGCGTCAGCAACTCCACGCGCAGGGCCAGGGCGAACACGCCGCCCAACAGGAACATCAGCAGCAGCACGCCCAGGAACATCACGCCAATGCGCTTGTGGTCGCGCGTGGTGAGCCAGGACCAGAGCCCTCGCTCCGCGTCCAGGTAGCTGGGCGCCGCCACGGGGGACTCAGCGTGGGAGGGGGCCATACGTGGGCTCCTGGGAGGATGGTGGCTCCGGAAGTTCCGGCTGAAGCGACTTGATGAACTCGACGAGCGCGCCCACTTCGCCCGCGCTCAGGCGTCCGTGGAACGACGGCATCACCGGCGCGTAGCCCGCGACCACCTTCGCCAGTGGGTCCATCATCGACTCGGTGAGGTACGCCACGTCGACGCGCACGCTGCCTCCAGAGGCCAGCGGCTCATCGCGCCCGTACAACCCCAACCAGGTGGGACCGATGTGCGGCGTACCGTCAATGGTGTGGCACTGGAGACACCCTTGCCGCGCGGCGACGTCCTCCCCCCGCCGGGCAAACGGTCCCTGGGTGCCCGCCTCCTCGGCTGCCGTGTCCGCCACCCACGTCGGCTGGGCCCGCTGCCGGGCTCTCCATGCCTCGAAGGCCGCGGGCTCCAGTGCCACCACCTCGGCGCGCATGTGCGAATGGTCCAGGCCGCAGTACTCCGCGCACAGCACCTGGTAGCGGCCCGGCCTCAGGACCTCCAACCAGATCTCCGTGTAGCGCCCGGGCAACGCATCCATCTTCAAGCGGAAGGCGGGGACGAAGAAGGAGTGGATGACGTCGCGCGACGTGAGCAGCAGGCGCACGGGCGTGCCGGTGGGAACGTGCAGCACGCCCACCATCCCCGGCCCGTCCGGGTAGGCGAACTTCCACATCCACTGCTTGCCAGTGACGTAGACGTCCAGGGCGTCCCGAGGCGGCGTGCGGGCCCACACGTAGTCCCGGAAGCCCAGCGCGCCCCAGAGCAGGAAGAAGGACAGCGGCACGCCGGCGAACGCGGCCTCCATCCAGGTGGGCGCGGCCATCGCCGGCGCCTCCGAGGGCGCACGTCCACGCCGGTAGCGCACCAGGAAGAAGAGTCCGGTGAGGCCAATGCCGGCGCCCACCACGAAGGTGGTGCAGATGATGAAGAAATGCAGCTGGTCCACGCGTGTGGCCAGCGACGAGGCCGCCTCCGGGAGGAACAACATGCGCCGCAGCAGGTCACTCATGGCCGCGCCCCCTCCTCCGTGGAGAGGACCTGCTCCAGGGCCTGCTCCACCGGAATGTGGATGACCCCGGCGTCCCGGTCCACCCAACCGTACCCCCGCAGCCGCGCCCGCTGTGCCTCGCGCAGCCGGGGCGCGGCGTCCTCCCGTTTGAAGAGCCGCTGGTTGACGTCCGCGACCTCGGAGACGCCAAGCGTCGGTGGAAAGCCCGCGGGCGCCCAGGGCGCGTACTCGCGCACGCTCCATCGGATCAAGAGCAACGCGATCCCGACCACGAACAGCCACGCGCACCCCACCCCTGCGATGTGCCGCGTGGGGAGCATCCGGGGCTCTGGCGGCGGTGGAATGAAGCCCTCGCTCATGACCGGGGCACCCGCAGCGAATGAGGCAGGAACGGGTCTCTCACCGGCACCGTGTAGCCG
It encodes the following:
- a CDS encoding cytochrome c oxidase subunit 3, translated to MRHEASQRPVEPRALHFGDEASRQDAAHLGMWIFLATEVLLFSVLFTAYALYRLTYPGVFQQAPAHMDVFLGTLNTFVLVVSSILVALAVDAIRNGRDFAAAALLALSVLLGIAFLFIKAAEYTKHVHDGALPGAWYAYEAFALPGANLYFTLYWVMTGVHAVHVLVGVGVLVTLALRTLAGEFGARFHTPVELGGMYWHLVDVVWLFLWPLLYLT
- a CDS encoding Na+/H+ antiporter subunit E, encoding MTAFLWNLMLALLWAAMLGNVTSENLLTGFIIGFVLLALIDTQHVPSRYGTQAWNVVRLVAGVGWDVLVANVRVAYEIATPKLLTRPAIYRYDMEARTDAEITLLTLIVTFAPGTLALEVSEDRKAIYVHVMFATTREAFCQELRERVEIPLLRALR
- the mnhG gene encoding monovalent cation/H(+) antiporter subunit G, which encodes MKEIITAVLLVLGALLMLLAGLGLFRMPDLFLRLHGAAKASSLGVGLLMGAAALGLGDVSVVARAALGVTFVFVMTPVATLLIAQAAFRAGIPLWERTHQNDLEEHHPAGGPYEPRLGPDGEE
- a CDS encoding monovalent cation/H+ antiporter complex subunit F, yielding MSDWLQTITQGALGAISVSMLFSLHRLLRGPSLTDRVVALDLFSLQTSAVITVYALWMGQPELVDVALVLAVIGSMGTIVIARYLYSAQRGTP
- a CDS encoding cytochrome C oxidase subunit IV family protein, producing the protein MRGGVRVLAVGAVLLALATLSFGLSRLHLGVWAVPVALGIALCKAVLIAFFFMHLVERPGGPRLVIGTAGVFVGILVGLVLAEAAARAWPTLPPGPFPVSRLPGTERSGPPRVAPPWLPLP
- a CDS encoding NADH-quinone oxidoreductase subunit K, whose product is MELFLAITVGGLFAAGFYCLMLHSIVRIALGLVLLGSATNLLIFTINGLQRGFAPLVPEGQEALTPPFADPVPQAFILTAIVINFGLLALLLVLVHRAAQETGTDDTRALRTELKDSQR
- a CDS encoding proton-conducting transporter transmembrane domain-containing protein encodes the protein MTPSTLLSLPMILCLGAAAAGLLAPSRAWPRRWLALMTMVSLAVVGAMLLVTVRREGIQSMQVGGWAAPFGITLVADLLSALLVLVTGVMGLTVVSYSAATLPASKEAGAYYPLVLVLVGGVCGAFLTGDLFNLFVWIEVMLGASFVLLALEARQEQLEASIKYMSLSLMGSVVLLCAVGLLYGAAGTLNLADLAVTVPGLGTPNLMTAVSMFFLVAFALKAGAFPLFFWLPASYHTPPAAVTTLFSALLTKVGVYALARVFTLVFTQDSQLTSTLLLVMGGLTMVTGVLGAVAQYDMRRLLSFHIISQIGYLIAALGLLTRSALTALIAFLIHYIFAKSALFLVSGATARVTRTYDLHQMGNLYRTQPLLAALFFIPALSLAGVPPFSGFFAKLAVIQAALRAENWIIAGTAVVVGLLTLFSMMKIWREAFWKAPPEDQPQEPTRPLSLGDGVLGPCMAMTLFMVVLGLGAEPLLELADAAAGQLLDPEEYVRAVLGGRP
- the coxB gene encoding cytochrome c oxidase subunit II, which translates into the protein MSDLLRRMLFLPEAASSLATRVDQLHFFIICTTFVVGAGIGLTGLFFLVRYRRGRAPSEAPAMAAPTWMEAAFAGVPLSFFLLWGALGFRDYVWARTPPRDALDVYVTGKQWMWKFAYPDGPGMVGVLHVPTGTPVRLLLTSRDVIHSFFVPAFRLKMDALPGRYTEIWLEVLRPGRYQVLCAEYCGLDHSHMRAEVVALEPAAFEAWRARQRAQPTWVADTAAEEAGTQGPFARRGEDVAARQGCLQCHTIDGTPHIGPTWLGLYGRDEPLASGGSVRVDVAYLTESMMDPLAKVVAGYAPVMPSFHGRLSAGEVGALVEFIKSLQPELPEPPSSQEPTYGPLPR
- the ctaD gene encoding cytochrome c oxidase subunit I; amino-acid sequence: MAPSHAESPVAAPSYLDAERGLWSWLTTRDHKRIGVMFLGVLLLMFLLGGVFALALRVELLTPGETVMGRLAYNRAFTVHGVVMVWLFLIPSIPTAFGNFLLPLMIGARDVAFPRLNLASFYLYVLGAVMTLWGVFQGGVDTGWTFYTPYSTATGREVMPVLLGVFVVGFSTIITGINFITTVHTLRAPGVTWMKVPLFVWAIYGTSIIQVLATPVLGMVLVLVALERVAGAGLFDPSRGGDPLLFQHLFWFYSHPAVYIMVLPGMGVISETVCAFSRKRPFSYRVIVWSTVGISFVGFLTWGHHMFVSGQSTFGAGAFSVLSMLVAIFTAMKIFTWLGTMYRGSLWVSTPFTYVLGFIFLLFFGGMSGVAVAVTSADLHWHDTYFVVAHFHFIMVGASLMAFLAALHYWFPKMCGRMYPEGMGIGTAVLIIFGFIATFLPQFLLGNLGMPRRYADYPEEFQPLHVASTAGASLLGFGFLIVAIYLGWSLRHGRAAGRNPWGSEGYEWLSDSPPPEFNFHAPPWFPRPPHDYANPGANTEVEHAA